The Arachis ipaensis cultivar K30076 chromosome B07, Araip1.1, whole genome shotgun sequence genome includes a window with the following:
- the LOC107609090 gene encoding uncharacterized protein LOC107609090 has protein sequence MSGESAPKIRLVLCPKCRQLLQEHPDFDVYKCGGCGTTLQAKKRRSGTLNSESSACKTDAHPVSDDKRYSHGEQLAIPQESGLKVKATSSFSEESSSDGKEQIQNGEYSGEDVVRSKKNDMKEKATKSSSGECSLDGNDFKNQIQNGECNGKEVVLSQKNDIREKAIRSSSGGCSLDENDQRGHIENGECNREQGVLPQENDLSEKATNISPGEHSLGGNNGREKIENGECGREQGVLTDEKNLREKEAISSSRDCSLDGNDSREQIENGECNGGQLISSKKDGVREEAPRSSIGECSLDGNGGRGQVENIDCNGEQVFPHWENGSREKIRCYLDKDDGRHQIQNVECNGEQLVLPRENGLLKQATSSPGRNQSGNVECMGEQLGSLNLSDEVAEEMDSYKLSDIRRNKRVSNKGFSKELANSEIKGSSKSVAENLVENANYSKLELAREEPSDENMPEKGAEEELFCAVGKDVNNDKSAVVGVKYEVDIRGGSLEGAAGELNNENLSVKGEGHELISELGGKDANDAQPALAEDPRSGQSTGAKSEADITIKTSTAKGSSTENFVSEKGNIAQCKLEEGTQDRKKVHQSFDYVRSVDVDATEIANTSTEFSGTLGELPKSPATRSLHAYDGSISSNDGVYEQFPSLDSFENSYTVVNDVLEGNSRKGKGLVDCYGDLETQNQSHFLGAKRHHVVRDRRWNPNQVLEYTRHGRSHGMRTRDDFSSNMPFHRSSSQSGYESGSPLSQTLDELYASSSFVSPDSCEDPDQEKMKLMRIVYKLQDQLNRTRYMSGETNGRSSMDVSYKGNHLSTYHSHDLLERRFHHGLDYPRCEGRCSHGSNWRRRHNYSQPYLSEATCSTHLVDHPCYHCCPQEWQCSAELPPRVLYTHEDLCRYHPGPSCSSHHSLPSSPQWFMSPKIPGYDLETKSCDQIHRVAEMKNYLREKQNLNKRHYRPVAGGAPFVTCHKCFKLLQMPADFLLFKRVCHQLKCGACSEVLKFSLQNQSHIVSYGAPSTPGLQSSQLDEQNEMIIDNNLNSASHANNDHSSHADPVSYSDDFGHSISKSYSSEGDPVSLTLLHPSHGNEDHKQSVFSNGNFEPITEENNIASRGPSEIAMHSSNVSGSEKLPPEIEGIRSQQKSSPLHQLMGYSSPSQVIRGVNSPLEYKETIFKVENDL, from the exons ATGTCTGGTGAATCAGCTCCGAAAATTCGACTTGTTTTATGTCCTAAATGTCGGCAGCTTCTTCAAGAGCATCCAGATTTTGATGTGTACAAGTGTGGTGGATGTGGAACAACACTTCAAg CTAAGAAACGAAGAAGTGGAACTTTGAACTCAGAATCCAGTGCATGTAAAACTGATGCACATCCTGTTTCTGATGATAAGCGTTACAGCCATGGTGAGCAGCTAGCTATTCCTCAGGAGAGTGGTTTGAAGGTGAAAGCAACTAGCTCTTTCTCAGAAGAAAGTTCTTCTGATGGAAAGGAACAAATTCAAAATGGTGAATACAGTGGAGAGGATGTAGTTCGTTCCAAGAAGAATGATATGAAGGAAAAGGCAACTAAATCTTCCTCGGGAGAATGTTCTTTGGATGGAAATGATTTTAAGAATCAAATTCAAAATGGTGAATGCAATGGAAAGGAGGTAGTTCTCTCCCAGAAGAATGATATAAGGGAAAAAGCAATTAGATCTTCCTCAGGAGGATGTTCCCTTGATGAAAATGATCAAAGGGGTCATATTGAAAATGGTGAATGCAATAGAGAGCAGGGAGTTCTTCCCCAGGAaaatgatttgagtgaaaaagcAACTAATATTTCCCCAGGAGAACATTCTTTGGGTGGAAATAATGGAAGGGAGAAAATTGAAAATGGTGAATGTGGTAGAGAGCAGGGTGTTCTTACTGATGAGAAAAATTTGAGAGAAAAAGAAGCTATTTCTTCCTCAAGAGATTGTTCTTTGGATGGAAATGATTCAAGGGAGCAAATTGAAAATGGTGAATGCAATGGCGGGCAGCTCATTTCTTCTAAGAAGGATGGTGTGAGGGAAGAAGCACCTAGATCTTCCATAGGAGAGTGTTCTTTGGATGGAAATGGTGGAAGAGGTCAAGTTGAAAATATTGATTGCAATGGAGAGCAGGTATTTCCTCATTGGGAGAATggttcaagagaaaagataagatgtTATTTAGATAAAGATGATGGAAGGCATCAAATTCAAAATGTTGAATGCAATGGAGAGCAGCTAGTTCTTCCACGGGAGAATGGGTTGTTGAAACAAGCAACTAGTTCTCCTGGCAGGAATCAAAGTGGAAATGTTGAATGCATGGGGGAGCAGCTTGGATCACTTAATCTATCAGATGAAGTTGCAGAAGAGATGGATAGCTATAAATTGTCAGATATCAGGAGGAATAAAAGAGTGTCAAACAAAGGTTTTTCAAAGGAGCTAGCTAACAGTGAAATTAAGGGCTCATCAAAATCAGTGGCAGAAAATTTAGTAGAAAATGCAAATTATTCAAAGCTGGAACTAGCAAGAGAAGAGCCAAGTGATGAAAATATGCCCGAAAAAGGAGCAGAAGAAGAGTTATTTTGTGCAGTGGGCAAAGATGTCAATAATGATAAATCAGCTGTGGTAGGGGTAAAGTATGAAGTGGACATCAGAGGAGGTAGTTTGGAAGGAGCAGCAGGAGAGTTAAACAATGAAAACTTGTCAGTAAAAGGGGAAGGACATGAGTTAATTTCTGAATTGGGTGGAAAAGATGCTAATGATGCCCAACCGGCTCTAGCAGAAGATCCCAGAAGTGGCCAATCAACAGGTGCGAAATCTGAAGCTGACATTACCATAAAGACTTCTACTGCCAAAGGATCAAGTACTGAGAACTTTGTCTCTGAAAAGGGAAACATTGCTCAATGTAAACTTGAAGAAGGTACACAAGATCGGAAAAAAGTTCACCAGAGTTTTGACTACGTAAGATCCGTGGATGTAGATGCCACAGAAATAGCTAATACCAGCACAGAGTTTAGTGGTACTCTTGGAGAATTGCCTAAATCTCCAGCTACCAGAAGCCTTCATGCCTATGATGGCAGCATCTCTTCTAATGATGGAGTGTACGAGCAGTTCCCTAGTCTAGATTCTTTTGAGAACTCTTATACCGTtgtcaatgatgttcttgagggAAACTCGAGAAAGGGAAAAGGCCTTGTTGATTGCTATGGAGATCTTGAAACCCAAAACCAATCACATTTTCTAGGAGCAAAGAGGCATCATGTTGTGAGAGACAGAAGATGGAATCCAAACCAAGTTCTGGAGTACACCAGACATGGTCGTTCACATGGTATGAGGACAAGAGATGATTTTTCATCCAACATGCCCTTCCACCGAAGCAGTTCCCAATCCGGCTACGAAAGTGGCAGCCCTTTAAGTCAAACGCTTGATGAGCTCTATGCCAGCTCAAGCTTTGTTTCACCGGACTCCTGTGAGGACCCTGACCAAGAAAAGATGAAactgatgagaattgtttataaATTGCAAGATCAACTTAACAGAACCAGATACATGAGTGGGGAAACAAATGGAAGATCATCCATGGATGTCTCTTATAAGGGAAATCATCTTTCAACATACCATAGCCACGACCTTCTTGAAAGAAGATTTCATCACGGTCTTGATTACCCTAGGTGTGAGGGAAGATGTAGCCACGGAAGCAATTGGCGTCGAAGGCATAACTATTCACAACCATATTTATCTGAGGCAACATGCAGTACACACCTTGTTGATCATCCTTGTTATCATTGTTGTCCCCAAGAGTGGCAATGCTCGGCAGAGTTGCCGCCGCGTGTTCTTTACACACATGAAGATCTATGCAGGTACCACCCAGGTCCCAGTTGTTCATCTCACCACTCTCTTCCTTCAAGTCCACAATGGTTCATGAGCCCCAAAATCCCAGGATATGACCTTGAAACAAAATCCTGTGATCAAATACATAGAGTGGCTGAGATGAAGAATTATTTAAGGGAGAAACAGAACTTGAACAAGCGACATTACCGGCCAGTAGCAGGTGGAGCACCTTTCGTGACCTGTCACAAATGCTTCAAGCTGCTGCAGATGCCTGCAGATTTTCTCCTTTTCAAAAGGGTATGTCATCAGCTAAAATGTGGCGCATGTTCAGAGGTACTTAAGTTTTCACTGCAGAACCAAAGCCATATAGTTTCATATGGTGCACCAAGTACTCCGGGTCTCCAATCAAGTCAACTTGATGAACAAAATGAGATGATCATTGACAACAATCTAAATTCTGCATCTCATGCCAACAATGATCATTCTTCTCATGCCGACCCTGTTTCATATTCCGATGATTTTGGCCATTCCATCAGCAAGAGCTATTCCTCAGAAGGTGATCCTGTTTCTCTGACACTGTTACATCCCTCACATGGCAATGAAGATCATAAACAAAGTGTTTTTTCAAATGGTAACTTTGAGCCTATCACAGAGGAGAATAATATTGCTTCAAGAGGTCCTAGTGAAATAGCTATGCATTCCTCCAATGTGTCAGGATCTGAAAAATTGCCACCGGAAATTGAGGGCATAAGGTCTCAACAAAAAAGCTCGCCACTTCATCAATTGATGGGTTATTCTTCACCAAGTCAAGTGATAAGAGGGGTTAATTCCCCTCTTGAATATAAAGAGACCATTTTCAAAGTGGAAAATGATCTATGA